The window GGCTCTATGTGTGCCGGGCACAGGGCACTGGGGAGATCCTGCGCAACTTCACTATCTCCATCGTGGGTaggagccccagcagcacccagctccccccTGGGGCAGCACGGCAGCCGCTGCCCGcctggctgggcaggcaggggtgtcCCTCTCAACCCATCTTCCCTTGCAGACTCACTGGCTTCAGGTGATGACGATGAAGACAGTGATGGGGACAGTCCCCACGGAGACCGAAACGAGGACCCCGTCTATGTGCACAGAGGTCAGTGCCGCCCCACGCAGGAGAGGGCAACTGGGGCAGGCGTGGGAGCACAGGGCCCTGTCTGCCCCTAGACGAGGCCATTCGGGGCAGGGCCTCGTGCGGGACACTGCTGCCTCCCGCTCACAGCACGAGTGGCTgcgagcagctccagcagcctccGTGCTGCCCCTTGGCCCCCTCCCACTGTACATCCCGTGTCTCCCCAGCTCCTTACTGGACTCACCCGCACCGGATGGACAAGAAGCTGTATGCAGTCCCCGCAGGGAACACAGTGAAGTTTCGCTGCCCGGcctcaggcagccccagccccagcatccgCTGGTTCAAGAATGGGCGCGAGTTCCGGGGGGAGCACCGCATCGGGGGCATCCGGGTAAGGGCCAGGGCCCCCCGCCGCAGCCTCCCCTCCCAGGGTCTGGCCCCCCCATCACACCTCGCCGCCTTAcctccctcctctgcagctccGGCACCAGCACTGGAGCCTGGTGATGGAGAGCGTGGTGCCCTCTGACCGTGGCAACTACACCTGCCTGGTGGAGAACAGGTTTGGCAGCATCCACTACAGCTACCTCCTGGACGTGCTGGGTGAGGGCTCCTCAGTGTGGCGCTGGTCctggctccccgctccccccacgcCTGGCAGAGAGGTTGGGGTCAtggggaagggggcagaggagCCTCTGCTCGTGTCCTCTCCGCTGGCACAGCCCGCATGTCCCTCACACCCACAGGACATGGGGATGAAGGCCAGGCTTGGGTTGCACTGGTCTGCTGTAGGGCTGGGGAAGGGTTCTCCATGGGTtcacagcaggcagagggaggcagaaggGAGCCCCTGCTCTGGGCCACTGTGTCGGTGACACcgctctgctctcctctgtgcAGAGAGGTCCCCACACAGGCCCATCTTGCAGGCCGGGCTGCCTGCCAACACCACAGCCCTGGTGGGCAGCGATGTGGAATTCTTCTGCAAGGTCTACAGCGATGCCCAGCCGCACATCCAGTGGCTGAAGCACATCGAGGTGAATGGCAGCAGCTATGGTCCTGACGGGGTCCCCTACGTGCAAGTGCTCAAGGTAACAAGGGCTGGAAGCACCTGGGTGCCAGACGTCCACCCCAAAGTGGTGACGGAGGGTGCACAGAgccccccgaggaggaggaggaggaggagggatgctgaCCGTCCATCCCTCTCCCTGGCAGACTGCAGACATCAACAGCTCCGAGGTGGAGGTGCTGTACCTGCGCAACGTCTCTGTGGAGGATGCTGGCGAGTACACCTGCCTGGCGGGGAACTCCATCGGCCTCTCCTACCAGTCTGCCTGGCTCACCGTGCTGCCGGGtagggctgggggtcctggggtgggagctgggacCCCCGGCACGCAGGGACCATGACTCAAGCCGATTCATTCGCTCCCTCCAGAAGAGGAGCTGGTGCAGGAAGCGGAAGCCCCCGAGGCCAAGTACACGGACATCATCATCTACACTTCAGGCTCGCTGGCCGTGGCCATGGCCGCCATCATTGTGGTGCTGTGCCGGATGCAGACTCAGTCAAGCAAGCAGCCCCTGGAGCCCATGGCGGTCCACAAGCTCTCCAAATTCCCGCTCATCCGACAGGTGGGTGCCAAGCTGGAGCCCTGGGGGCACGAGGGGACCTTGGCAACCAACTGTCTCCAAGTGCCACCTGCACCTGTCACACCTTACCCTGCTGCCGGCCTTGGGGCTgcccttcccactgcctcctgTGGCTCCCTTGCCCCGTTGCTCCGAGTGGGGGTCTCTCTGCAGCACTGTTGGGTCTCCGTTCAGCCCCGGAGCACGGGGCGGGATGGCTGAGGCCCCTTCGGCTCTCTCTGCAGTTCTCCCTGGACTCCAGCTCCTCCGGGAAGTCCAGCACGTCCCTGATGCGCGTCACTCGTCTCTCCTCCAGCTGCGCCCCGATGCTGGCTGGGGTCATGGAGCTGGACCTGCCCCTCGATGCCAAGTGGGAGTTCCCCCGAGACAAGTACGGTGCCGGGTGGTGTGGGGCAGGTCTGGGTCTGGGGGCTGCTCTCCCTGGCCACCCCAGGGACAGTAGCACGCAGGTGACAGATGGGGAGGTCTCCAGCCATCACCAGACACCTCAGCACTACCATACCCTGGGGTGCTGGGACTCGGCTCAGACCAGAGAGGGGCAGCCATGCCGCCTCTGCCCCTTGGGGTCTGCCCGTGCGGTGGCAGGGGGTGGGGCATCCCTGCAGTCCCTCACGGTTCTGCCCGTCCCTGTCAGGCTGGTGCTGGGCAAGCCCCTGGGGGAAGGCTGCTTTGGCCAGGTGGTGCGGGCAGAGGCTTACGGCATCGACAGAGACCGGCCAGACAGAGCTGTCACCGTGGCTGTGAAAATGCTGAAAGGTAACGGTTCCCCTGCCAGtgtcccaggcacagaggtggcACCAGTGCCAGGCTGCGGTGCCACCCCAGCTGGCATGATGACATGGCCCTCCTTCCCCAGACAACGCCACGGACAAGGACCTGGCTGACCTCATATCCGAGATGGAGATGATGAAGCTCATGGACAAGCACAAGAACATCATCAACCTCCTGGGAGTCTGCACACAGGATGGTGagggggctgtgcaggcagggcttggGCAGGGCACAGGCatggagccagggcaggggatggggctgctggggacagtggcaggcaggatgctgcggtggggcagggcaggggctgagcagagTGGACACCCTTCCCAGGGCCGCTGTATGTGATCGTGGAGTTTGCTGCGAAGGGCAACCTGCGTGAGTACCTccgtgcccgccgccccccgacACCCGACTACGCTTTTGACATCACAGCGATGCCCGAGGAGCAGCTCTCTTTCAAGGACCTGGTCTCCTGTGTCTACCAGGTGGCCCGAGGCATGGAGTACCTGGAGTCCAAACGGGTAGGGCTGGCACAGCCCGCATGGGCTGCCTGTGCTCGGCACAGCCCGGGGCGGGGAAAAGTGGTGATGGAGGAGCTGtgtccccccactgtcccctctctgagtggggagggggagcccagccccttcccccgggCTGTCTAGAACCTCCTGGCCACATCCAGCAAAACTCAGGGCAGTATCTCCCAAAAAATGTGGGGCTTAAAGCCTGACCTATCTCCTGGGTATGTCCCCTGCGCCTGTCACTGCAACCACTCCGGTGGCAGGGTG is drawn from Mycteria americana isolate JAX WOST 10 ecotype Jacksonville Zoo and Gardens chromosome 8, USCA_MyAme_1.0, whole genome shotgun sequence and contains these coding sequences:
- the FGFR4 gene encoding fibroblast growth factor receptor 4, encoding MRPLLQVLAGLLLLAAAAQGRAMEPELFESPLLESEEEHLLLDPGNALKLYCDANQSGASVVWYKESRPLVPGSRIHLRQSLLEISEVAYEDSGLYVCRAQGTGEILRNFTISIVDSLASGDDDEDSDGDSPHGDRNEDPVYVHRAPYWTHPHRMDKKLYAVPAGNTVKFRCPASGSPSPSIRWFKNGREFRGEHRIGGIRLRHQHWSLVMESVVPSDRGNYTCLVENRFGSIHYSYLLDVLERSPHRPILQAGLPANTTALVGSDVEFFCKVYSDAQPHIQWLKHIEVNGSSYGPDGVPYVQVLKTADINSSEVEVLYLRNVSVEDAGEYTCLAGNSIGLSYQSAWLTVLPEEELVQEAEAPEAKYTDIIIYTSGSLAVAMAAIIVVLCRMQTQSSKQPLEPMAVHKLSKFPLIRQFSLDSSSSGKSSTSLMRVTRLSSSCAPMLAGVMELDLPLDAKWEFPRDKLVLGKPLGEGCFGQVVRAEAYGIDRDRPDRAVTVAVKMLKDNATDKDLADLISEMEMMKLMDKHKNIINLLGVCTQDGPLYVIVEFAAKGNLREYLRARRPPTPDYAFDITAMPEEQLSFKDLVSCVYQVARGMEYLESKRCIHRDLAARNVLVTAESVMKIADFGLARDVHDIDYYKKTSNGRLPVKWMAPEALFDRVYTHQSDVWSFGILMWEIFTLGGSPYPGIPVEELFKLLKEGHRMDRPSNCTHELYMLMRECWHAVPSQRPTFKQLVEGLDKILAAVSEEYLDLSMPFEQYSPSCEDTASSCSSDDSVFTHDPLPLAPRLFSYPSVRT